One genomic segment of Myripristis murdjan chromosome 20, fMyrMur1.1, whole genome shotgun sequence includes these proteins:
- the hgd gene encoding homogentisate 1,2-dioxygenase: MAGLKYMSGFGNEFSSEDPRCPGALPEGQNNPQVCPYGLYAEQLSGSAFTCPRPANKRSWLYRILPSVKHKPFTPMPCGHLTENWNEAEPDPNQMRWLPFTIPKSSGAKVDFVAGLHTICGAGDAKSRNGIGIHVYTCNTSMVDRCFNNSDGDFLIVPQQGEILITTEFGKMMVEPNEICVIQQGMRFSVDVFGETRGYILEVYGAHFELPDLGPIGANGLANPRDFLCPVAWYEDRKVATGYTVINKYQGKLFACQQDFSPFNVVAWHGNYTPYKYNLENFMVINCVAFDHADPSIFTVLTAKSTRPGVAIADFVIFPPRWGVADHTFRPPYYHRNCMSEFMGLIKGHYEAKEEGFQPGGGSLHSIMTPHGPDADCFEKNSTASLKPERVAEGTMAFMFESSFSMAVTKWGLETCQRLDKSYYQCWEPLRSHFNPKWKPSKQ, from the exons ATGGCAGGACTAAAG TACATGAGTGGTTTTGGGAACGAGTTCTCCTCTGAAGACCCTCGCTGTCCCGGAGCCTTACCTGAAGGACAG AACAACCCTCAGGTCTGTCCGTATGGCCTCTATGCTGAGCAGCTGTCCGGCTCCGCCTTCACCTGCCCACGGCCAGCCAATAAGAGGAG CTGGCTCTACCGCATCTTGCCATCCGTCAAACACAAGCCCTTCACCCCAATGCCCTGTGGCCACCTAACAGAGAACTGGAACGAAGCGGAGCCTGATCCCAACCAG ATGCGATGGCTGCCATTCACCATCCCTAAATCCTCAGGGGCAAAAGTGGACTTTGTAGCT gGGCTGCACACTATCTGCGGTGCCGGGGACGCTAAATCTCGCAATGGGATTGGAATTCATGTATACACCTGCAATACCTCCATGgtagacag GTGTTTCAACAACTCAGACGGAGACTTTCTGATTG tTCCCCAGCAGGGTGAGATCCTGATCACCACAGAGTTTGGAAAGATGATGGTTGAGCCCAACGAGATCTGTGTCATCCAG CAAGGGATGCGGTtcagtgtggatgtgtttggagAAACCAGAGGCTATATACTGGAGGTGTACGGTGCCCATTTTGAGCTCCCTGACCTTGGACCCATAG gAGCCAATGGCCTGGCTAACCCAAGAGACTTCCTGTGTCCAGTTGCATGGTATGAGGATCGCAAAGTGGCCACAGGTTACACCGTCATCAACAAGTACCAAGGAAAGCTCTTCGCCTGCCAACAG gatTTCTCTCCCTTCAATGTGGTAGCCTGGCACGGGAATTACACACCATATAAATACAACCTGGAGAACTTCATGGTCATCAACTGTGTGGCCTTTGATCACGCG GATCCCTCCATCTTCACTGTGCTGACTGCCAAATCCACGCGGCCAGGTGTGGCCATCGCCGACTTTGTCATATTCCCCCCACGCTGGGGCGTAGCTGACCACACCTTCCGCCCACCGTACTATCACC GGAACTGCATGAGTGAGTTCATGGGCCTGATCAAAGGCCACTATGAAGCCAAAGAGGAGGGTTTCCAGCCAGGAGGGGGCAGCCTGCACAGCATAATGACCCCGCACGGCCCCGACGCTGACTGCTTCGAGAAGAACAGCACGGCCAGTCTCAAACCTGAGAGGGTGGCTGAGGGAACCATG gcTTTTATGTTTGAGTCATCCTTCAGCATGGCAGTGACCAAGTGGGGTCTGGAAACTTGCCAGAGGCTGGACAAGAGTTACTACCAGTGCTGGGAACCTCTCCGCAGTCACTTCAACCCCAAGTGGAAGCCCAGCAAACAGTAG
- the ndufb4 gene encoding NADH dehydrogenase [ubiquinone] 1 beta subcomplex subunit 4 isoform X1, giving the protein MADYREAPLATRPKTLDPNEYFNLSPEQRRVEEERAALRANLKRQYQLQLNNPHRKELIEDPALTRWVYARTNPYFHFRATNKTSLFGALFGVVPLVVLYYTFKTDRDKKEDQIKAGTLERKFSLSS; this is encoded by the exons ATGGCGGACTATCGAGAAGCGCCCTTGGCCACTCGGCCAAAAACACTGGACCCAAATGAATATTTCAACCTGTCTCCGGAGCAGCGGCGTGTCGAGGAGGAGAGGGCGGCTCTGCGGGCCAACCTGAAGAGGCAGTACCAGCTGCAGCTCAACAACCCGCACAGGAAGGAGCTGATC GAGGACCCTGCCCTGACGCGCTGGGTATACGCACGCACCAACCCCTACTTCCACTTCAGGGCCACAAACAAGACGTCTCTGTTTGGTGCACTGTTTGGAGTTGTGCCACTGGTTGTCCTCTACTACACCTTCAAGACAGACAGG GATAAGAAGGAAGATCAGATCAAGGCCGGGACCCTCGAGCGCAAGTTTAGTCTATCATCCTGA
- the ndufb4 gene encoding NADH dehydrogenase [ubiquinone] 1 beta subcomplex subunit 4 isoform X2: protein MADYREAPLATRPKTLDPNEYFNLSPEQRRVEEERAALRANLKRQYQLQLNNPHRKELIEDPALTRWVYARTNPYFHFRATNKTSLFGALFGVVPLVVLYYTFKTDRV from the exons ATGGCGGACTATCGAGAAGCGCCCTTGGCCACTCGGCCAAAAACACTGGACCCAAATGAATATTTCAACCTGTCTCCGGAGCAGCGGCGTGTCGAGGAGGAGAGGGCGGCTCTGCGGGCCAACCTGAAGAGGCAGTACCAGCTGCAGCTCAACAACCCGCACAGGAAGGAGCTGATC GAGGACCCTGCCCTGACGCGCTGGGTATACGCACGCACCAACCCCTACTTCCACTTCAGGGCCACAAACAAGACGTCTCTGTTTGGTGCACTGTTTGGAGTTGTGCCACTGGTTGTCCTCTACTACACCTTCAAGACAGACAGGGTATAA